The genomic region AGACTTTAATGGCACATGTAAAGGAAGGATGCAGCACTGCGATGACGCTTTGCCCATTTAAAGAGGCTGGCTGCAAACATAGGGTAGGATATAccaataaattcaaattcaatgcTATTTTGTAGGGATGTAACAATACATTGTGTCACAGTATATTGCAATACAAAACTGCAGGAAGGTGTACTGTGGATGGTGACAATATATATCATATGCAGTTAcactaaaaattaattttaacttattaagcttaaagtaatatttcaccAAAACCAGGCTGTGCAATGGAGGTCAGTGGTAagccaaaacagcctggttacaaacttgtttcaaaatatcttcctttgtgatatttttcattatacattttacgtatacattataacaaaatgatattcatacaggtttggaactactcgagggtgatttttgggtgaactattcctttaacattaaatatgttaaatccACATGATCACGCAATTACGTTTCCATGTTTATtgattgttattaaaaacaaaatatattactaaTGAATACGTTTCGATATTTACTAAATagaataatacatatttttcttctgGTATCACTGCTGCCCTGTGCATTAAAGACCAGTACCATGTTTGGCTTTTTAAAGTTAACCTTTGATGGAATACACAATTTAGCATGCTAATGAACAGTACATTGAATTAAGTGGTTGTCATATGTCTTAGTAAAAATTTAGTAAAAATTGTAACTGTATTGTGTAAGAATACTGTATAATGAGATCAGTACAGTGTATCAAACCAAATGTCATGAGTGTATTGTTACATTCCATTTTGTctggttaaaaataaacattaataacataaataatatatgttaaagttataattaaataatttttgcattcttttcattgtaaaacatttttgtaactgCATTAATAACATCACACTTATATTCTGTCACATTGTAAGCCTTGCATGTCATGATTTCTAGTAGTGGCACCTAAGGCAtgacaattattacatttaaactttattaaacGGTTTTTATTGACAAACAAATATGGCACAGTAGCATATGAAATCAacaaatatgcatacatacacatacttaTATATTAATCGCcgttatatttgcatattcagTAGGGCTGTCCACAAAAGATTTTTCTGTTTGACCAATAGTTGATCATTTTAAGCATTCGATTAATCACGcgtttattaataaaccattcaAATCATTATTATGGGCCTTTAAGTGCACaatctgaaaatatttgttttccatttgaactgattcatttaaaagtatacaCTGTGTTTCACGCTCACGTTCACAGAGACGGAAGAAAGCACattctgtttgctttcattatttcacaaaagtctgattagattttttaaatgcatgcaaataaacatagcCTTTACTGATTACAAAGAGGCATTAATCTTATTAGTTTGAGCGCAAATGAGCGCACCACTGCCGCCTGTCCTGACCCTCTTCACGCTCCACGCAGACACTTCGACAGCAACATTTCTCTGGCCGTGTATTACATGCATTTTCTCCATAgggaaatagtttttaattggCATTCACATTATGTAGTTCTTTCTCTCATTACTGCTGTCAAGTAAACCGTTTTaccttgtaaatgtaaaaagcattGTGAATCATCTCATATATAGTTGGTTTGCTTCATggccttttaaaatatttctctctATCTGTTCCACTCATAGTGTCCTAAGACTGCAGTGGGACGACACCTTGAGGAGGCCACGCACACCCACCTCTCTCTTCTTGGGGGGCTGGTGACTCGCCAGAGGCTGGAGCTCAGGGAACTCCGGCGAGCAGTAGAGGAACTCTCTGGAAGTCGTGATGGCATACTGCTCTGGAAGCTCACAGACTTCAGTCAACGGCTGCAGGAAGCTAAGGGCAGAACTTCTGGGAGTTTGGAATTGTTTAGTCCCGCCTTCTATTCCCATAACTATGGTTACCGTCTACAAGTTTCTGCCTTTCCCAATGGGAACGGTAGTGGCGAGGGCTCTTACCTGTCGATCTACATTCGCGTTCTTCCAGGAGAGTACGATGGGCTGCTGGAGTGGCCTTTCCCTTACCGTGTTTCCTTCTCGCTCTTGGATCAGAGCGACCCGACGCTCACTAAACCACAGCACATTACAGAGACCTTCAGCCCAGATCCCACCTGGAAGAACTTCCAGAGGCCAAGGCCTGGAGCTCTGGGAAGTGTTCGTGGGGGTTGTCTGGATGAGAGCATGCTGGGTTTTGGCTACCCAAAGTTCCTCTCCCATGAGGAGATGAGGAAAAGGAACTACATCAGAGACAATGCTATTTTCATTAAAGCCTCCATAGATGTTGTCCAGAAGATACTGAACTCTTGAGTTCCgaaataaatgttgaataatGAAATACTGTGATAAAATGATCATTGATTGGCTTATATTGGCTAGATgtatcattttttgtttaaatatatttagggCTTTGCCACAAATGAAGGATATTTAGGATAGTAAATGCAAATTCAGtgtcatttgcatgttttttttttcaaataaataaacgttatgacattaaaaatgactaaaggttctatttttataaaactatgTATTTTCATGTTCTGTATGTATAGTCCCTGGTCCTATAAACATATTCTGTATAGTGCTTGgcatcataaatatacatataaagctTCATTACACTTAGTGgtcaattaattaatgtatttttgtatttattagaattattttatatgatttattgaattattatataactataaaattaatctaaattaatttaGATTCTTCTTATTTTTCGATCTTTTAAACTTTAGCAGTGAATCACACCGATTCTCTTGCGAGAAGTAAATCACAGTTTCAAGGCACCTGATTGGCGGTTCTCTACTGATGTCACTTTTTCACGTGCATCCTCTCTGTAAACTTAGGATCAAAGACTGAGTTGACACAGAATCATATATCAGTTCCCCTCTGGGTGGACGATTAGCATttaatttccagttaaattttaaacacagataTGTCCGattgtgtgattgtgtgattgtgtgattgtgtgtgtatcTGGTTCCAATGATTTGTCCACTGGGCTCATCTAgatcatctcttggtgctgatccaccatctgatctagatacgaactgagaaacagattaaGGAAGACACGGCCATTCTTCTTCAACAAGTACATCATGTGCTTTGCGGAGTGTTCCCAGttccggctgatctaattaatgcagcctagcaaccttttaacagatttaaataGTAGAAGCCTATTAGTGTGTTACGTGTAAGCTAGGctaaagagatgtgtctttaatctagatcagtggttttcaacctgtgggccgcggccccccagtgggccgcaacggtattgcaggggggccgccagttattatcaatagaaataataatattgctaatgtacgtaaaaatgtgtagtaataattaaatatcataattaattaaataacaaaaaataataataaactgttactatgcgttcactattccaggtcgttgattggtttaaaaacaacccgccgatttaggctatgtaacatatttttgctgcatacatgccaaaacagatgtaaacatggataaatggTTGACAACGGGATCGCTGAAAAGTAAGCAGgacacagaaaagactcaaaataaacctaaaagaagaaaatatagcaGCGAGTACCTAGCGCTAGGTTTCACATGTGTGGGAGCTCagttactaacccgacacaaataacaggtttTGCAGTGGGCCacggaaacatatgtgtttggttgtgtggtctgtgagttaaaaaaggttgggaaccactgatctagatttaaactgacagagtgtgtccgACTCCAAAACAGTCAAACAGTCTAGTCAACATCGAAAGTATGgtgaatacttttattaagtGAAACAAAGGTAATACGGGTGCTGGTCAGTGTCCAAGTGAATATAGGTGCTGAGGTGCCCTCTGttcctcttctttcttctttctgtctATGGGAAGTAAGTGCCTCGTGGTATTCTTATAGCTGGGGCCAAATGAGGAACAGCTGTGACCGAACAACAATAGGCGCTCCTCGTGAGTTTCCAGGGAACACTGATGGCTGTTCGGGACAGTTATGCCAATACTTTATAATTGTAGGCTAGTTATGGCTATGTGTGATGACAAATGagcatgttgtgtttttatttactaattaaattaaacactaaGGCAGTTGGCtctaaataattattacttcccagaaatgcaattaaatgtgtTACATTTAACCTCTCAACTGCCTTTCCAGTAGGCTATAGTTATAGTCAGATATTGTCGTGTCGATTTACAGTAGGCTTATTTACAAAACTTGATTGAAATGCAGGAAAAAACTAATATGAAATAAaggctataataataataatgataacaaatgATATACAAATATTGCAGAAACAGACAATCAGTAATTGAACACAGCTTGCAAGACGGTGGGATGcgtgaaaatattttcttgtaggcctgttttattttaattagcctACTTTATGTATTCATGATAAAAATGGAATTGGAATGCTGTTTACATCGCATGCAATAGCCAGTCCTGTAGcctataattaatataataattcaatttaatgGTGAAAATAACagcttaataaatgtaataattattgtgatttattagATTTAAGATCACATACAAGTTCCATCAAAAGCAAGTCTTTGAGTCTCATTGCTTCGTACTTATCTACTGCTGTTTAGGAAATCTTCTGCACCGGTAGGACAGTTGATGTTGACCATAGGAAAGTCTTCCGTGTCAAACAGCACCACTCCGTCTTGACCCTCAGAGTTCTCCTTACATTGGACAGAAATCTGAAATATTCATACAGGCATTTGCATAGATTGTCAATTATTCATATTCCTGAAATATTTCTGTCTGTATAATGATTTACCTGAGCTTGACTAGTTGACAGCTCATCAAACACAGATTCTTGCGTCAAAAGAGTGTGTTCCTCCACAGGTTGAGCAAATCTACAGCAAGTTTGACccttatttaatgaaaaacgttattttattattaactgaaACTTTCGTATTTAGAGtatataaaacatgtaatgTTATAAcacaaattttcttttaaatcacgTTGAGGTCATCACGCCACGATAGTTGTACCTTACCATTGCACTGACAATCTGTTCCAAGCTGTTTAATAAcagatgttttaataataaattaataaatatgataaacactgttatttgaaaaatggcttggtgttgttattgttgttttttggtgGCTTGTCTTATCGATTGAATCCACCGATCAAACGGGAAACAGATGTTCACCTTCCGGGTTGAATTGGCACACGTGACCTACTGTTTAAGATTTGGGTGGAGactttactaaaataattttatgatttGCTATTTTTCATCAGCAACTGTACAGCTAATGACGTAAAAGCTTTACTTATAGAGCAGCGTTGCTAAAAAGAGtcattcaaagtgctttacaggaaataaatgaaaataatcatataaaatgtgcaaagaaaaaaaaaatcacaagctGGGATAACTGTACCTTCAGAGCCTGACCGTATTACACACAGCACATGATTATTACACACTACATTTATgataaaatgtcatataaacTCTAACATATCATACCAGCTAACAGCAACAAGTAAAACATCATTATGGCTACTGTACAATTATTGTACAGTTAAACTCACACACAActgatgaaacatttaaaaaatatataggatAGATATTCACAAGgcttagttaaaaaaataataatcacagcATTGAATTGCTGTAAAATCAGCTATATATAATTCACAATTTAATGCTAATGATTCTTTTGCATCCTTCCATAGGTCTAAAACAGATTAATCAaatctgatatatatttttcagtcaTTTGAATGCTCTAAAACAGCAGAAGTGAAAATGCATTATGTCTGTTTGAACTTACCTCTAAAATTCGCAGGTTGTATGTTCCAGTTGTCTTCTCTGTGTTCAAAATAGTAgtcaatttgtttatttttcaaatccataacataaatttgttaaatagaaaatatgaaaagttataaaaatatttaaccgCTCATTTTTAAGACATCAGTCTTTTCCCTCGTTCTTATAATCTATAATCTACAACAATAATGACTCGATGTGATTTGAAAGTAGGTGGGAACATCATTGCTTCTCGTTATGCAAAGCAATGGTTAACCACATTTACTAATGCAGAGTTCTCTGTGCTTTCTTATCAAGCTAATTCATTATAGATTAAAGATTTTCACGATTGGACCAGAGAAAACTGCAGACATGACAGTCATACAGTAACCACATGACAAAGCTCATAGAACAACAACGAGTGTACTGAAAATGTCCAAGAATACGTTCTTGCTAACAAACTAccatgctaataaaaaaaaaccattcaTCAATTCTTTGTTCTTCCAGGATCAGGgataacaaaaattaataaactgaacaatttacaaataaactaaTCTAGGTCTTTATAGTCCTAATCTCTAAATCAGACATCACTACTTTTTTCTTGAACTCTCACGAAAGGCTGGACTGAATGTCAAGACTGACGGTGAACAATGACATATGTAGATATTGTACGGCTGCACAAGACTTGCaggatatataaataaatgcatggatTTCTTAATTCAGGGAAACCCACACAATAATAATTTCTACAATTGGGGAATTTACTGgtgcaaaaaattatataatttatgtttaactgtgcaaaaatgtaattaggCAAATtagacaagtaaaaaaattacttgttaaatatttagtttccaCACTGAAAATGGATTTCCTTTCCTTGATGTTATAACCACCGGATCTTCCATATGATACAGTTCACATCAAATACACATCAGTACAATTTCGAATATACAACCGAAATATGTACGGTCATTTGTACTGTTCGCACAGGCTCCTCACTAACACAAACAACATTATTCTAGCGCCGCTTGAAATTTCAGCTATTCATCATAGAACTAAAATGCAGCGAAGCGAACAGGTTTATTTTAGGTCCACTTGCTGTAAAATCAGCGTgcagacaaacattttttgcagATGTGAAGCCTTTTTAGGCTACGTATAGGCTTATGTTAAGCAAACAATTTGAAGGCTGTTTATATTAAGGCTGTTGTATATAGACTGCCAATTgcctaatttgtgttttattttatagttatatatatatattgtaatttgaCTCAAATTTTGGGGGCTGTCAGCATTACATAGATTGCACCCAAACAGGGACATGAACGAGAAACCTGTATGTTGAGTGAGTTTGAGGTTGGTCAATCTGAAGAGAAACTTGTTAATTTGATGAAAGTGTGATGATGAAAACTAAGTGGTGGTAACTAATTGTGTACTAATTGCTCCTTTCCATTTTAGTCCTGTTCAACTTAGTTTAAACACCCTCCCAGGAGCAGTTTG from Puntigrus tetrazona isolate hp1 chromosome 21, ASM1883169v1, whole genome shotgun sequence harbors:
- the traf4b gene encoding TNF receptor-associated factor 4b; the protein is MPGLDLKFLERPRRRFYCPLCEKPMRDPVQVSTCGHRFCDTCLQEYLSEGVFKCPEDHLPLDYAKIFPDVELEQQILALPIRCIHSEEGCRWTAQNKLLQAHLSVCEFNVVSCPNRCSVKLLRRELPEHLQHDCVKRKLHCDHCGDEFTGEAYENHQGVCPEESVYCENKCGARMVRRLLNQHSVSECPKRKLPCRYCRKEFLYDTIQNHQQQCPRFPMQCPNRCGTPGITRETLMAHVKEGCSTAMTLCPFKEAGCKHRCPKTAVGRHLEEATHTHLSLLGGLVTRQRLELRELRRAVEELSGSRDGILLWKLTDFSQRLQEAKGRTSGSLELFSPAFYSHNYGYRLQVSAFPNGNGSGEGSYLSIYIRVLPGEYDGLLEWPFPYRVSFSLLDQSDPTLTKPQHITETFSPDPTWKNFQRPRPGALGSVRGGCLDESMLGFGYPKFLSHEEMRKRNYIRDNAIFIKASIDVVQKILNS